The following are from one region of the Rattus rattus isolate New Zealand chromosome 13, Rrattus_CSIRO_v1, whole genome shotgun sequence genome:
- the LOC116914502 gene encoding arylamine N-acetyltransferase 1 isoform X1, translated as MFHRALGAMDIEAYFERIGYKNSVNKLDLATLTEVLQHQMRAVPFENLSMHCGEAMCLGLEATFDHIVRKKRGGWCLQVNHLLYWALTKMGFETTMLGGYVYITPVNKYSSEMVHLLVQVTISDRNYIVDSAYGSSYQMWEPLELTSGKNQPQVPAIFRLTEENGTWYLDQIRREQDVPNQEFVNSDLLEKSKYRKIYSFTLEPRTIKDFEYVNTYLQTSPASVFVSTSFCSLQTSEGVCCLIGSTLTSRRFNYKDNVDLVEFKSLTEEEIEDVLKTTFGISLEKKFVPKHGELVFTI; from the exons ATGTTTCACAGAGCTCTG GGAGCCATGGACATCGAAGCATACTTCGAAAGGATTGGTTACAAGAACTCAGTGAATAAGTTGGACTTGGCCACATTAACTGAAGTTCTTCAACACCAGATGCGAGCAGTTCCTTTTGAGAATCTTAGTATGCACTGTGGAGAAGCCATGTGTCTGGGCTTAGAGGCCACTTTTGACCACATAGTAAGGAAAAAGCGGGGTGGGTGGTGTCTCCAGGTTAATCATCTGCTGTACTGGGCTCTGACCAAAATGGGTTTTGAAACCACAATGTTGGGAGGATATGTTTACATAACTCCAGTCAACAAATATAGCAGTGAAATGGTCCACCTTCTAGTACAGGTGACCATCAGTGACAGGAACTACATTGTGGATTCTGCCTATGGAAGCTCCTACCAGATGTGGGAGCCTCTGGAATTAACGTCAGGGAAGAATCAGCCTCAGGTGCCTGCCATCTTTCGTTTGACAGAAGAGAATGGAACCTGGTACTTGGACCAAATCAGAAGAGAGCAGGATGTTCCAAACCAAGAGTTTGTTAACTCGGACCTCCTTGAAAAGAGCAAATATCGAAAAATCTATTCCTTTACTCTTGAGCCCCGCACTATCAAGGATTTTGAATATGTGAATACCTACCTTCAGACATCGCCAGCCTCTGTGTTTGTAAGCACATCGTTTTGTTCCTTGCAGACCTCAGAAGGGGTTTGCTGTTTAATTGGTTCCACCCTTACAAGTAGGAGATTCAATTATAAGGACAATGTAGATCTGGTTGAGTTTAAGAGTCTGActgaggaagaaatagaagacGTACTGAAAACCACATTTGGCATTTCTTTGGAGAAAAAGTTTGTGCCCAAACATGGCGAACTCGTTTTTACTATTTAG
- the LOC116914503 gene encoding arylamine N-acetyltransferase 2 yields MDIEAYFERIGYRSSRNKLDLEELTKILQHQIRAIPFENLNIHCGESMELNLEVVFDQVVRKKRGGWCLQVNHLLYWALTNMGFETTMLGGYVYNTPANKYSSGMIHLLVQVTLSGKDYIVDAGFGRSYQMWEPLELTSGKDQPQVPAIFRLTEENGTWYLDQIRREQYVPNQEFVNSDLLEKNKYRKIYSFTLEPRTIEDFESINTYLQTSPASLFTSKSFCSLQTLEGVHCLVGSTLTYRRFSYKDNIDLVEFKSLTEEEIEDVLKTIFGVSLERKLVPKHGDRFFTI; encoded by the coding sequence ATGGACATTGAAGCGTACTTTGAAAGAATTGGTTATCGGAGTTCCAGGAACAAACTGGACTTGGAAGAATTAACTAAAATTCTTCAACACCAGATACGGGCTATTCCCTTTGAGAACTTGAACATCCATTGCGGGGAATCCATGGAGCTTAATTTAGAAGTCGTCTTTGATCAAGTTGTGAGGAAGAAGCGGGGTGGGTGGTGTCTCCAGGTTAATCATCTGCTGTACTGGGCTCTGACCAACATGGGCTTCGAAACCACAATGTTGGGAGGGTATGTCTATAACACTCCAGCCAATAAGTACAGCAGTGGCATGATTCACTTACTAGTGCAGGTGACCCTCAGTGGAAAGGACTACATTGTTGATGCTGGGTTTGGACGTTCCTACCAGATGTGGGAGCCTCTGGAATTAACCTCGGGGAAGGATCAGCCTCAGGTGCCTGCCATCTTTCGTTTGACAGAAGAGAATGGAACCTGGTACTTGGACCAAATCAGAAGAGAGCAGTATGTTCCAAACCAAGAGTTTGTTAACTCGGACCTCCTTGAAAAGAACAAATATCGAAAAATCTATTCCTTTACTCTTGAGCCCCGCACTATTGAGGATTTTGAGTCCATTAATACCTATCTTCAGACATCGCCAGCGTCCTTGTTTACAAGCAAATCATTTTGTTCCTTGCAGACCCTAGAAGGGGTTCACTGTTTGGTTGGTTCCACTCTCACTTATAGGAGATTCAGTTATAAGGACAATATAGATCTTGTAGAGTTTAAGAGTCTGActgaggaagaaatagaagacGTACTGAAAACTATATTTGGGGTTTCTTTAGAGAGAAAGCTTGTGCCTAAACATGGTGATCGATTTTTTACCATTTAG
- the LOC116914502 gene encoding arylamine N-acetyltransferase 1 isoform X2: MDIEAYFERIGYKNSVNKLDLATLTEVLQHQMRAVPFENLSMHCGEAMCLGLEATFDHIVRKKRGGWCLQVNHLLYWALTKMGFETTMLGGYVYITPVNKYSSEMVHLLVQVTISDRNYIVDSAYGSSYQMWEPLELTSGKNQPQVPAIFRLTEENGTWYLDQIRREQDVPNQEFVNSDLLEKSKYRKIYSFTLEPRTIKDFEYVNTYLQTSPASVFVSTSFCSLQTSEGVCCLIGSTLTSRRFNYKDNVDLVEFKSLTEEEIEDVLKTTFGISLEKKFVPKHGELVFTI; the protein is encoded by the coding sequence ATGGACATCGAAGCATACTTCGAAAGGATTGGTTACAAGAACTCAGTGAATAAGTTGGACTTGGCCACATTAACTGAAGTTCTTCAACACCAGATGCGAGCAGTTCCTTTTGAGAATCTTAGTATGCACTGTGGAGAAGCCATGTGTCTGGGCTTAGAGGCCACTTTTGACCACATAGTAAGGAAAAAGCGGGGTGGGTGGTGTCTCCAGGTTAATCATCTGCTGTACTGGGCTCTGACCAAAATGGGTTTTGAAACCACAATGTTGGGAGGATATGTTTACATAACTCCAGTCAACAAATATAGCAGTGAAATGGTCCACCTTCTAGTACAGGTGACCATCAGTGACAGGAACTACATTGTGGATTCTGCCTATGGAAGCTCCTACCAGATGTGGGAGCCTCTGGAATTAACGTCAGGGAAGAATCAGCCTCAGGTGCCTGCCATCTTTCGTTTGACAGAAGAGAATGGAACCTGGTACTTGGACCAAATCAGAAGAGAGCAGGATGTTCCAAACCAAGAGTTTGTTAACTCGGACCTCCTTGAAAAGAGCAAATATCGAAAAATCTATTCCTTTACTCTTGAGCCCCGCACTATCAAGGATTTTGAATATGTGAATACCTACCTTCAGACATCGCCAGCCTCTGTGTTTGTAAGCACATCGTTTTGTTCCTTGCAGACCTCAGAAGGGGTTTGCTGTTTAATTGGTTCCACCCTTACAAGTAGGAGATTCAATTATAAGGACAATGTAGATCTGGTTGAGTTTAAGAGTCTGActgaggaagaaatagaagacGTACTGAAAACCACATTTGGCATTTCTTTGGAGAAAAAGTTTGTGCCCAAACATGGCGAACTCGTTTTTACTATTTAG